TTTGTAACCCGTCGGTAAGAACACCAACGTTGATTATGGCTTCGCGCCATAATCTCATTTGCGCTGTATCTAGGGCATTAGGCGATGTTAAAAATGTGGTGGCGTTGATGTATTCGCCGTTGTCAGGCATAGTGAGAGCGAGTAAGTTGCCCATGCGATCCTTCGCCACTGCCATTCCATCACCGATCTGCACTACTGCGGCAAGCTCTGGTGTAGCAATCGTGATAATTAAGGTTGTTGCTAAATCTTGTGGCTGTTTATCACAAGCTGTCGCTTCATCCTCAACGGCAATTTTTGCCGCGACGATCGCATCATTTAAAAGCTGGCGCACTTGTTCATCATCATCCAAGCTTCGCCTGGTGAATTGTTTAACAGATATATTTTCGATAGCTGCTTCCACAGCCACCATCGCCCCAACTTTCCCGCTGACTGCACTTCCTGCACCATCTGCTACCGCTGCTACCAAAACGTTATCTGGCAATATTTGCCAGTGATGTGCGTCTTGACACAACTGTTTGTTTTTTAAATGGCTTGTACCACCTACAGATGCGGCTACTACCCGCCATTGAGATATCTTGCTTGATGTGTTCATTCTGCCAACAGCTGTGTAAATATAATCAAAGGCGATGGGTCAGCCGCCGCATAAAAGAGCGATCGCGTCCTTAAACAGATCCCCAGCCGATTGGTGGTAGTGCTACCTGTTCGTCTACCTGTGAATGCGAAACCGCTGACATACTCGCCGATAACCAAACAAACATCTCTATAAAGTTCAGTCCTTGGAGTTTCAGAGGAGTACGTACAGCAATTTTACTTAAGCGTGTCATATTAGCATTTTCCACCCCAACGGTAAAAAAAGCAACACGTTTATTTATTTCATCTGTTTGCAAACGCTGGGACGCTTGCTCTATGGATTGCTCTAATTCGCCTTGCGGTTCTCCATCGGTAATCATAAATACCCAAGGACGATAGTAAGCAACGCCATTAGTGCGATATTGAACTTTGCGCTCTTGAATCAAATCCAAGGCTTTATTAATTCCCGAACCCATAGTTGTCAATCCTTGTGCTGTCAAAATCGGCGGATTGAATTGATCGGCAGTCACAAAGTCTTGCACTACATTTACATTACTATCAAAAGTAACTATTGCTACCTCTACTCTTCGTGCCGCAAGGGAATTTTTTACTAATTCGTCCTTCAAACTGAGCAAGCCCTGATTTAAAGCCTCAATCGGCTCTCCATGCATCGAACCTGAGGTATCTAGTAATAACACGCAAGGACAACGTGGTTCTGGGTTCTCAGCAAATTCAACTACTTCATCCAGTTTTAATGTATCCTGCATAACGTTTTGTGTTATGTTAAAGTCCAAAGCCTTCTTTCCCTTTTCTCAAAGTATATAATTGAAAGCGCCGAACAAACTACAAAAATGTAGTTGGTTGTCAGAGTGCTCTCTTATTTATTAAACAGATTACTACTAGCAAAATCCCGAAGCATTTAATAAAATCTTAACTTACAACATAGTTGAGTAAAAGGGAATAAACTCGTGATTCCCATTCGCTGTAGCACTGCATGTAGGATAAATTATAAATAACCCTTATAGAATATCAAGGATCGCGTGCCCTGCTCATGTTGAATTTTAAAGATTCTATGTAGTCAAGTCAGATTTTAGATGAAAGCAATTCATCATATTTAATCTAATCAGCTTTCTCACTATACTTGTGTAACTATGCACACTTAAAATTAAAATGAAGCAAAAAATATTTTATTTCAATATATAGTGCAAAATGTAACAAATTAAAGATATG
This Tolypothrix sp. NIES-4075 DNA region includes the following protein-coding sequences:
- a CDS encoding PP2C family serine/threonine-protein phosphatase codes for the protein MNTSSKISQWRVVAASVGGTSHLKNKQLCQDAHHWQILPDNVLVAAVADGAGSAVSGKVGAMVAVEAAIENISVKQFTRRSLDDDEQVRQLLNDAIVAAKIAVEDEATACDKQPQDLATTLIITIATPELAAVVQIGDGMAVAKDRMGNLLALTMPDNGEYINATTFLTSPNALDTAQMRLWREAIINVGVLTDGLQMLALNMAEGAPHKPFFFPLFDFAANAEDKGAAKEQLVRFLRSERITQRTDDDLTLIIAALSD
- a CDS encoding vWA domain-containing protein encodes the protein MQDTLKLDEVVEFAENPEPRCPCVLLLDTSGSMHGEPIEALNQGLLSLKDELVKNSLAARRVEVAIVTFDSNVNVVQDFVTADQFNPPILTAQGLTTMGSGINKALDLIQERKVQYRTNGVAYYRPWVFMITDGEPQGELEQSIEQASQRLQTDEINKRVAFFTVGVENANMTRLSKIAVRTPLKLQGLNFIEMFVWLSASMSAVSHSQVDEQVALPPIGWGSV